The nucleotide window CAGTTCCTTTTATTGCTCGTTATCGTAAGGAAATAACAGGTACTTTAGATGAAGTTCAAATAAGGGAAATTGAAGATCGAATTGATTATCTTAGAAATTTAGAAAAAAGAAAAGAAGAGATAATTCGCTTAATTGATGAACAGGATAAATTGACTGAAGAATTAGAAGAGAAAATCAAGCATGCCAATGTATTACAGGAAGTGGAAGATCTATATCGTCCTTATAAGCAAAAGAGACAAACTAGAGCTACTAAGGCTCGTGAAAAGGGTTTGGAACCTTTAGCAGATATTATATGGGAGCAAAATGTCTTTTCAGGTGTTTTGGCAGATTATGCTAAGCAATATATAAATCCTGAGTTAGACTTAGAATCAGAAGAGGACGTTTATCAAGGAGCACTTGATATTATTGCGGAATGGATATCCGATAATGCAGAGATACGTAAGTTGATTAGGACTTATAGTTTTAATAATTCTTTGATTGTAAGTAGGGTTAAGGATAAAGACTTAGACGAAGAAGGAAAATATGAGATATATTATGATTATAAAGAAGGTGTATTAAAGTTGCCCCCCCATAGAACTTTAGCTATTAATAGGGGAGAAAAGGAAGAGATACTTCATATTTCGTTATTAATAAATGAAGATAGAGTCTATGAAATTATAGAAAAGATGGTAGTTAAAAATAAGGAAAATATCTTTGCTAATAAAATAAGGGAGACTATTGAAGATGCTTATAAAAGGTTAATTGCACCTTCAATAGAAAGAGAGATAAGAAATAAACTTAGTGAAAAAGCAGAGGATCATGCGATTGAAGTATTCTCGAAAAATTTAAAAGCACTTTTATTACAACCCCCACTTAAGGGACAAGTAGTTATGGCAATCGATCCTGGCTTTAGAACTGGTTCTAAGGTCTGTGTAGTTGATGAGACAGGAAAATTGCTGGATACTGAAACAATTTATCCTCATCCACCTCAAAATGAGTTGTTAAAATCCAAAGAGAAAGTCAGAACTTTAATAAAAGATTATGAAGTTGATTCTATAGCTATTGGTAATGGTACTGCAGCAAGAGAAACAGAGTTTTTTGTGGCTGATTTGATTAAGGAGTTAAAGGTTGACTATCAAGGAGATTTGAATTATATTATAGTAAACGAAGCAGGTGCTTCGGTTTATTCTGCTTCTCCTTTGGCTAGGGAAGAGTTCCCGGAACTAGATGTAGCCATGAGAGGGGCGGTATCAATTGCTAGGCGTTTACAGGATCCTTTAGCGGAGCTAGTCAAGATTGAACCGCGCTCTATTGGTGTTGGTTTGTATCAACATGATATTAATGCCAAAAGACTTGAGGAGTCTCTTGCAAAAGTTGTAGAATCTGCCGTTAATTATGTAGGGGTTGATTTAAATACTGCTTCAGTTTCTTTATTAAAATATGTATCGGGAATAAATAGTAGGGTTGCTAAAAACATCATTAAATATAGAGAAGAAAATGGAGTTTTTAAGTCTAGGATTGAATTAAAAAAAGTTTCACGTCTGGGTGCTAAGACATATACACAGGCTGCTGGTTTTCTACGTATCATGGATGGCGATAATCCATTAGATAACACACCTATACACCCTGAATCATATAAACAAAGTAAAGTTTTGTTAGAGGACTTAGGCTTTTCTGTTGCTGCTATTAAAAGTAAAGATTCTGTGGAAAAAGTTAGAGAAAGTTTGAGTTCCATTAATATTAGAGAAAAAGCAAAGGAATTAGAAATAGGTATTCCTACATTAGATGATATCATATCAGCTTTAAAACAGCCAGGACGTGACCCTAGAGATGGGCTAAGTAAACCTATTTTTAGAACAGATATACTTAAATTAGAGGATTTAAAAGAAGATATGCTTATAGAAGGAACTGTACGCAATGTTGTAGATTTTGGTGCTTTTGTAGATATTGGTGTTAAGGAAGATGGCTTAGTGCATATATCTGAAATGAGTCATCAATATGTAAATAATCCTCTAGATATAGTAGAAGTGGGAGATATAGTAACAGTAAAAGTTTTATCAGTTGATGAGCGACGAAAAAGAATTGCTTTAAGTATGAAAGTATAAATTTTTTTAAATAAATGAATTTATTCCTAATAAGAGATTATATTTGACAAATGATTTGTTCTGGGGTATAATATCAGTAACATATATTTCTATTGAGGAGGATTTTTTTGCATGTCAATTGAGGTTGGTAGCACGGTTGAGGGAAAAGTAACTGGAATTACTAAGTTTGGAGCTTTTGTAGAATTACCTGGAGGAGATACTGGATTGGTTCATATCTCTGAGGTGGCAAATACTTATGTAAAAGACATTAGTAATTTCTTGAAACAAGACGAGACTGTCAAAGTGAAGGTTATTAAAATTGGTGATGATGGAAAAATTGGACTTTCTATTAAACAATTAGAGGATCCTTCTGATCGAGTTGAGAAAGCAGCACCTAAGATGTCATTTGAAGATCAGATGTCTAAGTTTATGAAAGAAAGTACCGAAAAAATGCAAGATTTAAGAAATCGTGATGCAAAGCGCGGTGGTTATAATAATAGATAATTAAATTAAATATAATATTTAATGCACATACACATCCTCTTAACAAAAGAGGATGTTTTTAAATGCCTAAAAAATTATGTGCTTTCCTAATCTGTGGCGAAGCATATTTATAATTATTAAAAGTAGAGCAATAAGTAAATGTAAGCAGTATTATCATTTTCTTGAGATTGTATATTAGATTATCGGGATATAATATAATTGAAAGGAGTTTTTAAAATAAATAAGAATGACATAAATGTAATTGAGTTTCAGTTAGGCAGAAAAGCTGATAATTTTTCTCAGGTTGTAAAATATTGTCCCTTTAATAAACCAGCTGTTTTAATGACATTACCATACAGTAAAGAAAACGGAGTTTTTCCTACTACATATTGGTTATCTTGTCCATATCTGAACAAAGAATTGGCAAAATTAGAAGATGATGGCATCATCAAAGATCTTTCAGAAAAAATTAAAGATAGTAATCAATTGAGAGAAGAATTAATGAAAACACATTTAAGGTACGCTAAAGAAAGGTTTCGTTTATTAGGAAAAAGTGATTTGGAGGATATTGAACGTAAGTCTTCAAGGATAAAAGATGTTCTAAAAGAATCAGGTGTTGGAGGTATAATGGATAAAGAGGGTATTAAATGTCTTCATACCCATCTGGCAGATTATTTAGCAAATAAGCAAAATCCAATAGGTAAGTTAGTATGGAATATGGTTAATTGGCCAGAGGAATGTGATTTTTGTATGATAAATGAAGAAAAAGGGTGATATGATGAGACTAGGATCTATTGACGTCGGTACAAATTCTTGTAGAATGCTGCTTGTAGATTATGTAGGAGATGAGGCTAAGATTATAAAAAAGTCTTTAGAGATAACTCGTTTGGGAGAAGGAGTAGATAATAATCTTGCTTTAACAAAGGATGCAATTGAAAGAACATACAAGGCTATTGCGAAGTTTATACAAGATATAAATGATTTGAAAGTAAGAAAAGTAAGAGTTATTGGTACTAGTGCATTAAGAGATGTGAAAAATGCTGGAGAATTAACAGAGAAAATAAAAGAGGATTTTAATGTAGATTTTGATGTGATTTCTGGTGATGAAGAAGCAAGGCTTAATTATATGGCAAATAAAAATATGGGATTAGATAATATGATTATTGATATTGGTGGAGGAAGTACTGAATTTATATGGAAAGAAGGAGATGAAATTCGTTTTAACAGTTTGGATATGGGTTCTGTGAGAATGACAGAAAGATTTATAAAGGATCCAAGTAATAAAATTTCTGAGATAGACTTAGATTCTATAAAAATAAATGTAAAAGAAATAATGGAGAAAAACCTTAATCTTAAAAAAGGGATTGAAAAGTTAATAGGATTAGGGGGAACTATTACTACTTTAGCAGCGATAGACTTGGCAATGGAAGAATATGATGCAAAGAAAATTGAAGCCTATGAATTAAGTAGAGCTAATATAATTGAAATTCTATCTTCCTTAGTAAATAAGAATCTAGCTGAGAGAAAGAAGATAAGTGGTTTACAGCCAGGTAGAGCAGATGTTATCATAGCTGGTACAGTAGTGTTACTTACAATTATGGATATAATGAGAATTAATCATATAATAAGTAGTGAGTATGATTTGCTTTATGGAGTAATTGAAGATATGAGAATCAAAGCTTAGTTTTTACTTAAATAAATTTAATTTATTTTTTTTATATTTTTACTTGACGAATGTACTTAATTATATTATAATTAGTTTTGTTCGAAACAAATTTAATACTTTGCCGGGGTGGCGGAATTGGCAGACGCATCGGACTTAAAATCCGGTGGGTACTTTATACCCGTGTCGGTTCGAGCCCGACCCCCGGCACCAATTATTAAAGTCCCTTTTTAAGGGATTTTTTGCTTTCTCTAAGTTATTTTTTATACATAAATATCTTCTTTCAATATCTTATGATTATACAAATATCATATTCATGCCAAAATATAGCATTGAGTATAAGCATTAGCAATTAGCGATAAGCCTTGCTATTTGACTTTCTTTTGTGATTTGGAAGATGATTAATCAAGATTTTATATATTACTTGTACTCGAGATAAAGTTAATTGCCTGTATTTTTTTTGGGCAATCAAGAAGAAAGTGCTTTTTTATAGTAGTATTGTGGCTTCTTTTATCAGAAATTTTGGAAGACTTCTCACGATTTATCGACAGATATATTTCATTATTTAAGATATAATTGTTTATATGCTGGCTTTAATAAGTTATTTCATAAAAAGTTAGTAGCAATTATTTTTGAAATATCTGTATAACGTGGGAGGAGATTAGATTTATGCTACAGGAACCATATTTAGTACTAAAACAAAATAATGAGAGAGAAAGAGAAGGTTTTTTTAAGATAAGCAACATTGATTTTATATTTTTATTACTTGCTTTTTTTGTAGGACATGCTCAGCTTGCTAATTTTTATTTCTTACCTTTTGTATATTTAACTATTATGGCAATAAGTAAAAGGTTTGTATTTTTAATATCATTTATAATAATTTCACTAAGTTTTTATTGGTCTGGAGGGTTTTTAAATTTTAAATACTTACTTGCAGTATCTTTAGGTTTTCTTACGTATTTGCTTTTCAGGCAGAAATTAAAAAAGCTAGATATAGTATGGATAAATACTTTATTGTATATTATCTTTGCTTTTATAAATAATTATATATATGAACATTTGACGATTTTTTATTTTATTTATATAGCTGAAGCAATTTTAATTTATGGAATAACTCATCTATCAATAAAAGGATTTAGACAAATAATTAATAAAAAAGAACATTTAAGTAATCTAGCTTTGTTTACTATTTTTATCTTTTCAAATGGATTCCTAATAGGTATAGCTAATTTTGATTTTATTCCATATCAAGTAATTAATATATTAATCATGACATTAATCATGGCTATGTCTTATATTCTTGGTTTTAACTATAGCATAATAACTGCCCTGGCTTTTGGAATGGTTTTGCATGGTGCAGATATTATCCCATTAAATAATTTGTTTTTATATATTATATTTGCTTTTATTTCCTCTGCTTTTTTAAATAAGAAAAAGATTTGGTCTTTACTAGGTGTAGTTATTGTATTCTTCCTATATTCAGGTTTTTCCACTGATATTTCAGAATTACAGGAAATAGCATTGGTACTATTACTAGTGTTTATTATATTTATGATAGTGCCACAGAAATTTTATTATCGTCTTTTTTCTCCTTTTCTTGTGAAGGAGAAAGTTACAATTAAAGAAGAAAAATTTGAATTAGTCACTGACTTAAAAGAGCACTTAAAGCAATTGTCAGGGGTTTTTAGTGAGTTAAGTATTACATTTAGTCAAGCAATTCCTACTGATAGTGGTGACAAGTCATTAGATGACTTTGCATTTATTTTTAAGTCAAAGGTCTGTGGCAAATGTAAGCGTTTGAATATATGTTGGCAGCAAGAAAAGGATGATATTTATAAGCGTATTTATTTTTTACTTAAGACTGGAGAGAAAGAAGGCTCTCTTAGTGTAGAAAATATTAATAAATGTTTCGCTGAAAAATGTTCTTATGTAAAACAAATAATCAGTAGTGCTAAAGTTAGTTATGAAATATATCAGATAAATAAATTTTGGAGAAATAGATTGAAAGATAATCAAAAAATAGTTTCTGAACAATTATCTGGTTTGGCTGAAATAGTTAATCAATTTTCTGGTGGGTCTTCTTTAACGACTATAAAAGAGGCAGTCCTTGGTCATATAAAAAGAAAGGCAACTGAAAATGGAATCGATCTTTATAAAGTTGAGTTGCATTCAATAGGTGATAATAGAGAATACCTTACTGCAGAAATGGAGCAGTGTAGTGGTAATAATGTTTGTGGAGAACAGTTTCTAGATCTAATTAATGCCGAATTTGACTGTGACTTCAGACTTGTTTCAAAGTCTTGTGGTAATAAGATGAAAGATATGGCTTGTCGCTTAGTTTATGGTCCACTTGGCAACTACAAATTAGAAGTTGCTAGTGTTTTAAGGGCTTGTTCAGATAATACATCAGGAGATGGTTTTTTACATAAAGCACTAAAGGATGGTAAGGATTTAGTAGTGATATCAGATGGTATGGGAGTAGGTAAAAAGGCTGCAGCTGAAAGTGAGGCGGCAATTAATTTGCTAGAAACTATTATAGATGCTGGTTTTGATCAATCCCTTGCAATTAAAACAATTAACTCTGCCTTGTATTTAAGAAATCAAGAAGAAACTTTTACTACATTAGATATTTGTATTTTTGATACTTTTACCGGGAAAGTTACTTTTAGTAAGATAGGTGCGATAGCTAGTTATATTAAAAGAGGTTGGGAATTAATCAAAATTGATTCTGCTTCTTTACCAGTGGGTATTTTGGATAAAATTGAAGTCACAAAAAATGAATTGGAAGTTTATCCGGATGATTTTATAATTATGTTAACTGATGGGGTTATGGATATTAGAGATGATATAAAAGACAAAGAAGAATGGTTAAGGCAAATGATGCAGAATTCTTCTTTTGATCAAGCTGATAGTATGTTAAATTATATGCTAGAAACAATACTTGATTTTAATGGAGAAATTAATGATGATATGACAATGGTTGTCATAAAAGTTGAAGAACTTATAAAAAAAAGCAGGAAGTTTAAGGGTTTGCCTAGAATTAATATAGGGAAGTAGTAGAAAAGGAGAGTATATCTTGGATATATTTGCCGAATTTCGAAATTACATAAGGAGAAATAATTTAATAAGATCTGAAGATTCATTAATTCTTGGTGTATCTGGTGGACCAGATTCTTTGGTCATGCTAGACTTGTTTGCTAGAATTATGGGAGAATATAATCTTGATATTGTAGTTTTTCATTTGAATCATATGTTTAGGAAAGAAGCTGAAAAGGAAGCAGAGTATGTAAGGAGTATTGCTCAGAACTATCAATTAAAGTCTTTTATAGAAAAATTTGATGTGCCAAAATATATTCAAGAGTATGGATATTCCCCTGAAGAAGGTGCTAGAAAAGCCCGATTTGATATTTTAAGGAAATTGTCCGAAAAATCTTCTATAAAAAAAATAGCTATGGCTCATAATAAAGATGACTTGGTAGAAACAGTATTATTCAATTTAATCAGAGGAACAGGGCTTAAAGGTTTGACTGGCATAGATGCTAAAATGTATAATGATAAATTAATAGTAATTCATCCTTTGTTATCTGTTTCAAGAAAAAGTATTGAAAAATACTGTTTGGAGCATAAATTGAATCCTGTAAGAGATCCGTCAAATACTGAAACATATTATACACGAAATAAAATACGTAATGATATACTGCCTTATATTGAAAAGGAAATTAATCCTGCAGTTAAAGATGTAGTTTATAGAATGTCTACTTATCTTAGAGAAGAAGAGGATTTTTTGACTTCCTTTGCTTCTGAAGTTTATCAAAGAATTCTTATTAAAAGAATTGATAAAAAAGTAGTATTATCACTACCTTTGTTACAGGATGAAGAAGAAGTGATCAGAAAACGGATATTAAAGATGGCGGTTAAAGAACTACAGGGTAATGCTATGGATTTATATTCGGTTCATTATAATCTTATTAATGACATAATATTTTCTGGTGAAACAGGAAAATCTATAGATTTGAAGGAGGATATTAGGGTAAAGGTATCATATGAGCATTTGATTTTTGAAAGTGATTATAGTTATGATATCATAGAAGAATTTAACTATGACTTAGCTGTGCCTGGAAAATTAAAAAAGAAGAGCTACATTATAACAACAGAGATCCTTAGCGCAAATACCTCTTGGAAAAGGCATGTAAAAGGTAATAATGTTTGTTTATGTGATTTTGACAAAATAAAATATCCACTTAAAGTTAGAAGCAGACAAGATGGAGATAAATTTTATCCTTTTGGTATGAATGGCTCCAAAAAAATTAAGGATTTTTTTATTGATGAAAAAATTCCTCTTGATAAAAGAAATAGTATTCCGCTCGTTGTAGATAATAGACGAAGAATAGTTTGGGTATCAGGATATAGAGCAGATAATAGATTTAAAATAGATAATAAAACAAAAAAAATACTTAAAATACGTATAAAACTTATTGGAGGCGATTAAATATGAAAGAGGAAAGTATTTTTGCAGATGATATAGTTGAAATTATAATTACAGAAGAAGAATTGCAAAAAAGGATAAAAGAATTAGGTAAAACAATAACCGATAGTTATAAT belongs to Halanaerobiaceae bacterium ANBcell28 and includes:
- a CDS encoding Tex family protein: MEKFIKIISKELKLKENQVKGTISLLDEGNTVPFIARYRKEITGTLDEVQIREIEDRIDYLRNLEKRKEEIIRLIDEQDKLTEELEEKIKHANVLQEVEDLYRPYKQKRQTRATKAREKGLEPLADIIWEQNVFSGVLADYAKQYINPELDLESEEDVYQGALDIIAEWISDNAEIRKLIRTYSFNNSLIVSRVKDKDLDEEGKYEIYYDYKEGVLKLPPHRTLAINRGEKEEILHISLLINEDRVYEIIEKMVVKNKENIFANKIRETIEDAYKRLIAPSIEREIRNKLSEKAEDHAIEVFSKNLKALLLQPPLKGQVVMAIDPGFRTGSKVCVVDETGKLLDTETIYPHPPQNELLKSKEKVRTLIKDYEVDSIAIGNGTAARETEFFVADLIKELKVDYQGDLNYIIVNEAGASVYSASPLAREEFPELDVAMRGAVSIARRLQDPLAELVKIEPRSIGVGLYQHDINAKRLEESLAKVVESAVNYVGVDLNTASVSLLKYVSGINSRVAKNIIKYREENGVFKSRIELKKVSRLGAKTYTQAAGFLRIMDGDNPLDNTPIHPESYKQSKVLLEDLGFSVAAIKSKDSVEKVRESLSSINIREKAKELEIGIPTLDDIISALKQPGRDPRDGLSKPIFRTDILKLEDLKEDMLIEGTVRNVVDFGAFVDIGVKEDGLVHISEMSHQYVNNPLDIVEVGDIVTVKVLSVDERRKRIALSMKV
- a CDS encoding S1 RNA-binding domain-containing protein, with translation MSIEVGSTVEGKVTGITKFGAFVELPGGDTGLVHISEVANTYVKDISNFLKQDETVKVKVIKIGDDGKIGLSIKQLEDPSDRVEKAAPKMSFEDQMSKFMKESTEKMQDLRNRDAKRGGYNNR
- a CDS encoding DUF501 domain-containing protein produces the protein MKGVFKINKNDINVIEFQLGRKADNFSQVVKYCPFNKPAVLMTLPYSKENGVFPTTYWLSCPYLNKELAKLEDDGIIKDLSEKIKDSNQLREELMKTHLRYAKERFRLLGKSDLEDIERKSSRIKDVLKESGVGGIMDKEGIKCLHTHLADYLANKQNPIGKLVWNMVNWPEECDFCMINEEKG
- a CDS encoding Ppx/GppA phosphatase family protein produces the protein MRLGSIDVGTNSCRMLLVDYVGDEAKIIKKSLEITRLGEGVDNNLALTKDAIERTYKAIAKFIQDINDLKVRKVRVIGTSALRDVKNAGELTEKIKEDFNVDFDVISGDEEARLNYMANKNMGLDNMIIDIGGGSTEFIWKEGDEIRFNSLDMGSVRMTERFIKDPSNKISEIDLDSIKINVKEIMEKNLNLKKGIEKLIGLGGTITTLAAIDLAMEEYDAKKIEAYELSRANIIEILSSLVNKNLAERKKISGLQPGRADVIIAGTVVLLTIMDIMRINHIISSEYDLLYGVIEDMRIKA
- a CDS encoding SpoIIE family protein phosphatase; this translates as MLQEPYLVLKQNNEREREGFFKISNIDFIFLLLAFFVGHAQLANFYFLPFVYLTIMAISKRFVFLISFIIISLSFYWSGGFLNFKYLLAVSLGFLTYLLFRQKLKKLDIVWINTLLYIIFAFINNYIYEHLTIFYFIYIAEAILIYGITHLSIKGFRQIINKKEHLSNLALFTIFIFSNGFLIGIANFDFIPYQVINILIMTLIMAMSYILGFNYSIITALAFGMVLHGADIIPLNNLFLYIIFAFISSAFLNKKKIWSLLGVVIVFFLYSGFSTDISELQEIALVLLLVFIIFMIVPQKFYYRLFSPFLVKEKVTIKEEKFELVTDLKEHLKQLSGVFSELSITFSQAIPTDSGDKSLDDFAFIFKSKVCGKCKRLNICWQQEKDDIYKRIYFLLKTGEKEGSLSVENINKCFAEKCSYVKQIISSAKVSYEIYQINKFWRNRLKDNQKIVSEQLSGLAEIVNQFSGGSSLTTIKEAVLGHIKRKATENGIDLYKVELHSIGDNREYLTAEMEQCSGNNVCGEQFLDLINAEFDCDFRLVSKSCGNKMKDMACRLVYGPLGNYKLEVASVLRACSDNTSGDGFLHKALKDGKDLVVISDGMGVGKKAAAESEAAINLLETIIDAGFDQSLAIKTINSALYLRNQEETFTTLDICIFDTFTGKVTFSKIGAIASYIKRGWELIKIDSASLPVGILDKIEVTKNELEVYPDDFIIMLTDGVMDIRDDIKDKEEWLRQMMQNSSFDQADSMLNYMLETILDFNGEINDDMTMVVIKVEELIKKSRKFKGLPRINIGK
- the tilS gene encoding tRNA lysidine(34) synthetase TilS, producing MDIFAEFRNYIRRNNLIRSEDSLILGVSGGPDSLVMLDLFARIMGEYNLDIVVFHLNHMFRKEAEKEAEYVRSIAQNYQLKSFIEKFDVPKYIQEYGYSPEEGARKARFDILRKLSEKSSIKKIAMAHNKDDLVETVLFNLIRGTGLKGLTGIDAKMYNDKLIVIHPLLSVSRKSIEKYCLEHKLNPVRDPSNTETYYTRNKIRNDILPYIEKEINPAVKDVVYRMSTYLREEEDFLTSFASEVYQRILIKRIDKKVVLSLPLLQDEEEVIRKRILKMAVKELQGNAMDLYSVHYNLINDIIFSGETGKSIDLKEDIRVKVSYEHLIFESDYSYDIIEEFNYDLAVPGKLKKKSYIITTEILSANTSWKRHVKGNNVCLCDFDKIKYPLKVRSRQDGDKFYPFGMNGSKKIKDFFIDEKIPLDKRNSIPLVVDNRRRIVWVSGYRADNRFKIDNKTKKILKIRIKLIGGD